The Chryseobacterium indologenes genomic sequence CATAAATTGAGCATTGGAAAATGCTATTGCTGCATGCCCCGATGGAAATGACAGCCTATTTGAACGGTCCGGTCTCTCCTCTTTAACCATATACTTTAAGGGAGTGGTAAATGCTGTAACAATCAACTGTGAAGAAGCATAGATAATCGTCCGGTCCCTGAAATTGTGTTTTCCCTTTACACCTGCCATATTTAATCCATATACCATAAGGCCCGGGATAAACTGAGTATAATCATCAAATCTTGTACGGGCAGGCCTGTGCTCATCGACTTCTGTTTTTGTATCCCGATTAATTTCTTTAAGACTTCTGACTGATAACCCCGCTACTCCGTAACCTATAAAGGCGGCAGGAATAATCAAACTGTTATAGTTCAGTGTGTTTTTTTGAATAGCAGCAGTGGTGATACTATCTGTAGGCTGTTGAACTGCAATAGAATCATTATTGTTTTGTGCATTGGCTTTACCGGCAGCTGATATCAAAACAATTACATAAATCAGCATTCTTTGACTGTGTTTTTTCATCTTATGGTATATTTATAATAATCCGAATTTATCTTAAAACTTGTAACTGTATCCCATTCTCACGACCTGGGTTTCGTAGTAATCGTTGCTTGCATAGGCGAATCCCATTCCCTGAATTTTTTTCGCATAACCATTGTATTCAATACATCAGAAGCGTTCAGAAATACCTCTCCTTTGCCTTTCTGAATGGCTTTTTTCACCCCTACATCCATTGAAAACCTTGAACTCACCCTTCCCTGCGGAATAATATCCGGTGCCAGGTATACCAACGTACACTGTGCATCCAGCCCTTGGGTAAAATGGAAAATATTATTCATTTTAATGTTCCCTGAAACAGTGGATTGTTTGTCAGCAGAAAAAGTATTGGATTCAGGATAAAGATTCGTTACTGAAAAGGCATTGATCTGGTTGCGGTAGATATTTCCATTAATATTTAGGGAATATACATCAGACACTTTTTGGTTCCATATGGCTTCCAGACCAGTATTGTAGCTTTTCCCGGCATTTTGGAAAATGGCATAGATAAGGCTGCTGCCCGGCACAATACTGGAGATCCTGGTGATTGTTCCGTTCGCAAAACGATGATATAAAGCAGAATATAAGTATCCGCTGTCCCAATTGTATTTGTAACCTGCTTCAACAGAATTGGTAAACTGAGGGCGCAATGCAGGATTTCCCACCTTAATAATTTCAGCATCATCATATTTCGGGAAAATTCTTATATCGACTTCATTAGGACGGTCTACCCTTCTGTTATAAAAGATGGAAAGCTTGTTGTGATCGTTAAGTTTATAAGCCAGTCTGAAATTAGGAAATGGTTGGGTATAATTGTATCCGTCACTTTTATACGTAGGATGATCAGGATTAACATCGTATTGAATTCTTACATATTCCAGTCTAAGACCAAGTTCTGCCTCCCATTTTTCATTTTCAAATACATAATTTCCGTAGATTGCGGGGATAAATTCCCTGTAATCAGCCTTTCCTCCTGCACCGGCATCTAATACAGAATTGGTACCCGGAATGAAGTTCATATTCGTTGGGATACTTCTGTTTCTCACTTTGATACCCGTCTCAACCCTGCCATATTTCAATGGTTTTACGTAATCTATATTAAAATCATATACTTGTTCGTCAGATAATAACTTAAAGGAATCGGAGCCTGTAGAAGCCGGTAAATAATTATCATAGAAATATTTTTCATCCTCTCTATGAAATGTATAATTGAATCCCACATTCAAAAGATGCCCTGCCTCTTTAAACTTATGCTGGTAGGATGCTGTTCCCATAATGGTCGTTTTTAATTCGTCTTCCAAAAACTGCCAGAGACGAAGACGCCGGGAAAGGTTCCCGTTAAAAAAGGGCTGATCTCCACGGTCGATGATCTTTTCACTTCCATACATTCCTGAGATCGTTAAGGTATTTTGTGAATCCATTGTCCAGTCTATTCCTGCTTTAGTTGTGAAAAAATTGGTATTCCTGTTTCTTTTTAACTGAGAATTGATAATGGTTCCGTCATCATAGGTACGCGTTACAAATTCATTTTTATTGAGTGTTTCAGTATATAAATTATCAGCCTGTAAAAAGATATTTACTTTATTTTTTCTGTAATTAAGTGATAGAGAGGGATTGATCTTCGGAGTCAGTGTATATTGTGGCCTGATCGTCGGTAAATTTTCTTTTCTGATCCAGAGAGATCCTAATCCGGCTGTAAATCCTACCTTTCCGTTCCATCCGTTTTGTTTATTCTTTTTCATGATGATGTTGATAATTCCCGCATTTCCGTTCGCATCATATTTTGATGAAGGATTGTTGATAATTTCGATCTTATCAATGGAAGAAGCAGGGATATTATCAAGGCCGGTCTGACTTCCAAAGCCTGTAAGAGCGGTTTGTTTACCGTCGATTAAAACGGTTACTTTATCATTTCCTCTCAGCTGTACCTTACCGTCCTGTACTGTGATTCCGGGAAGATTCTGCATGCTCTGCAATACAGATCCGCCACTTTGGCTGATATTGTCTGCTACAGAATATGTTTTTTTATCAAGCCTGTTATCGATCTCATTCTTTTTAGAGGCTGTAAGGATAACTTCTTGTATTTGGGTTTCGTTGGTTTGTTCCGGAGAAAGTTCAATACCCGGAACCTCCAGAAATTCAGAAAGGCTTCCTATAAAAATCTGCCGGATCGCAGTATGATATCCATTTATGGAGGTAACCAGCAGATAATGATCAGGTTTTATTCCTGTAATGGAAAACCTTCCTTCTTCATTCGTTATAGTTCCGGCCACAAATGCACTGTCTTTTTCCTTTTTCAAAATAATACTCGCATACGGTACTCCTGCTTTTTTGTTATCGGTAACCCTTCCTGAAGCTGTTACTGAAGTTGTTTGTGCTGCCGCCATACAGGATATGACACAGGTTGGAAAAAGGAGCAGTTTCTTTCGATTCATTGTAATTGTCTTTATTTTTTTAGTTCTGTCGTATAATATTATCCTTGAGATGGCAATCTTTTAGTATGTTTTTTCTGCGAGATTAGGATCATTATGGTCATTAAGGCCAGGGATATGAGTGAAGCATTCACCGTTCCTAAATCAAGCCCACCCTTAGCTAAAGGCTTTGTTAAAAAATCTCCGAATGTAGCTCCGAAAGGACGGGTGAAAACAAATGCAATCCAAAACAGGATAACATGATTGATTTTTGTACCATAATGAAGGACGATCACGACCAAGATGACACATCCTGTAATAAAGGCTCCCGTCAGATATCCTAATCCGAGATTATCACTCAGAAAATCTCCGAATGCCGTTCCCAGGCTATTGGAAAACAATATAGCCACCCAATAATAAAGCTCTTTTGTACGTTCAGAAATCGGATAAACCTCCAGGTTATGGTATTTTTTATACCATAAAAACAGCGATGTTAAAAGACCCGTTACAAGAATCAGGCTTCCTGCCAGGTACCCTGCTTTCAAGGTTCTGTCTATAAAATCAGATATTTCTGTACCCAAAGTGGTTGTTCCTATGATTACCATCCAGTAGACCGCGGGAACATATTCTTTCAATTTAAATTGTAATGATAAAATGATGAGAAAAAATGATAAAGTGACAAGAATTCCCATCGTATAGCCCAGATTTAATGTCATTGAAATGAAATCTCCCAAAGTTTCTCCTAAGGTGGTGGCTACAATTTTCATGAGCCAGAACAGGGCTGTGACTGCTGCTACCTTGTTTGCCGTTCTCATCCTATTTTCGGTTTATTTTATGAATGAGGAATTACAGACAATCTGCATTCCCCGTATATTTTCAATACAAAAATGCAAACCGATTTAGAAGAAATTTTGAATTATCCGGATCCGGGTATTTTTTAACTAAAATTTAACGGAAAAGAAGTGCTGATTGTTTTCAAACCTGTAGCTTATCTCCCAGTGATGGAACTTGCAGATTTCCTGGATAATAGACAACCCCAGTCCGCTTCCGTGATGATCTGCCGACAGTTTTGAAAATCTTTTGAAAAGAAGATCCGTATTCAGTTGTTCTGTTCCGGAATTTGAAACTTCAAACACAGAATCTGTAAGGTCTATTCCAATAAAACCATTAGGCATAGTATGACGGATAGCATTGATGATCAGATTATTAATCATAATTTCGGTAAGACTGCTATTTCCGTTTACATGAATGCCGGCAATGATGTTTTCCCGGACGGCAATATTTTTCTGTTCAAAATGTTCCTGAAGAATATCAATACTTTGACGAAGCAAAGCATGGAACGAAATATTTTCGGAATTATCAAATTGATTATTATCTATTTTAGCCAGCAACAGCAGGTTTTTATTGATACGGGAACTGCGGGTGAGCGCTCTGTTCATTTCCTCCACAATCCGGTATTGTTTTTCTGTGAGATCGCTATCCTGAAGCAGTAGATCCAGTTTGTTTTTAAGAATAGCCAGTGGTGTCTGCAGTTCATGGGAAGCATTTTCAGTAAATTCCTTCTGGGTTTTATACACAGAAATATTATGCTCTATCATTTTATCAAGAGACTGGTTAAGTTCTTCAAACTCTGTGGTATCAGAAACAGGGAACTGTATTTTTGACTGGCTGTTGAGCTGGAAATTTTTCAGTTGATCCAGTGTTGCCCGAAAGGGTTTCCAGACAGAGGCTGAAAGTCTTCTGTTCAGATATAAAAGACCAATAACGATCATCACAAAGAAAAATATGGCAATCATTGCAATTACTGCAATGGTTTCATGAGTTTCTTCTATATTGGTCTGTATGGTGAAAAGATAAGGTTTGTCATGAATATATACCACTTTTCGCAGGCAACGGTAGCGTTCTTTTTTTGCTCCGATATAAAGGGCAGAGATCTTTCATTGGTATAAACACTATCCCCTTTTATATGATCTCCCGATATTTTCTCAATATTGGTTTCAGGCTGGATGTGATTCCAGAGTTCAAGTCCATCTTCAAGCTCCTTGTCAGAAAGTTTTAGCTGGTTAAACTCATAAGCCGTTTTCTCTACAATGATCTGATTGTGCTCATCCAATTCGCTTTTCCAGATCGTATCCACCATAAAATAATACACGGGAATACTTATCATCAGGACGATAAGTACATAAATAATGAAGGGTTTGGTGGTTTTGCTTAGGAGAGGCTTCAAGGTCATTGCAGGTTTATAATTAATTTATGCTTCCCATTTATATCCCGTTCCATAGACTGTTTTAAGATAATGTCCCGAACCGGCATCATACAGCTTTTTCTTAAGATTTTTCACATGAGCATACACAAAATCATGATTATCGAGCATGTCGGCAAAATCACCGGAAAGATGTTCTGCCAAGGTACTTTTTGAGATTACTTTATTTTTATTTCCTATAAAATAGATTAAAAGATCAAATTCTTTTTTGGTCAATGCAATAAGTTCCCCATTGACAGCAACTGATTTCCCCAAAAGATCAATCTCAAGCTCATTCTGTTTGACAACATTAGAACTGCTGAATTGCTTTCTCCTGATCACCGAATATACTCTTGCCATCAATTCTGAAAGATGGAAAGGTTTAGTCAGATAATCATCTGCCCCCATTTTTAAGCCTTCTATTTTATCATCCAATGCATTTTTTGCAGAAATGATAATGACACCATCCTGTTTGTTCTGTTTTTTAAGCTCTTCTAAAATTCTGAGTCCGTTGCCATCAGGAAGCATGATATCCAACAGAATACAGTCGTAATGGAATGCCTCTATTTTATTCATCGCCTCACCAAGGCTGCCAGCTGATTCACAGAGATAACTTTCCTCAGATAAATATTCGGAAATACTTTTGGCAAGCTCTGCTTCGTCTTCAATGATGAGAATTTTCATGCCATAAATCTATCACTAAATTTTGAAGAAATTTTGAAGTCCGGAAAATAGCGATGAATAAAAGATATATTTATCCCCTCCATCTTAATCCGGAACCTGTGCTTTGCCGTAAATTAAGCCTTCAGCTTTTAACTCCTGCCAGAAACCTTTGGGAATATCCGCATGCAATGCTTTTACATTATCATGTACCTGATCACTTCGGCTCGCTCCAGGGATAATAGAAGCAAACTCATCAGCAGCAAGTACGAAATGAAGAGCTGCATCTATAATATTTGTGTTATATTTCTCTGCGATAGCCATTATTCGTGACCTCTTTTCTTCCATTCCTTTGGGGATAACATCTTTATAATTATACCGCTCTCTTCCCGCAATATACCCCGAATTGTACCCTGCTCCCGAAACCAGTTTTACTCCTGCTTTTCTGACTGCGGGAAGCAATCTGTCCACAGCATCTTCATGTTCCAGTATGGAGTATTGGGTGGCAGAAAGACATATATCAGGGTCGGCAACTTCAATACAATCCAAAATAGGTTCAATTTTATTAACTCCCATTCCCCAGGCTTTGATAATTCCCTGGTCTCTAAGCTCTGAAAGAACTTTAAATGCTCCCTCTTTCGCTTGTTTCAGAAAATACGGATACCGGTCTCCTACCTGATCTTCAGAAAGATCGTGAATATAAACGATATCAATATGATTCAGTCCCGTCCTCTGAAGACTGTCTGCTATTGATCTTTTTATAGCGTCAGCAGTATAGTCGTGCCTGAAGTCATAGTTCAAAGGATTTTTCCACATCGTAGGAGGAACTTCGGACTGAGGAACTTCATTAAATAAACGTCCTACTTTGGTTGAAAATATAAACTCGTTCCGGTCTTTACCTTTTAAAAATTCACCAAACCTTCTTTCACTCTTTGTCAGTCCGTACCACGGAGAAGTATCATAATACCGGATTCCGGCATCCCACGCAGTTGTAAGGATTTCATGGGCCTGTTCGTCGGTAATATTCTCAAAAGCGGTACCTATGGCAACGCCACCTAAGCCCAGCCTGTGTTTTGCTGTTAAAATTTCTGGTTTCATATACTCTATTTTATGGTGTTGATATATAGCTATTCTGCAAACATCATGCTGACATGTCTGCAAAAAGAAAAAACAATGTGTATAATTTACTCAGTTTAAACAATCCGGTTTTCTATGTTTATTTAATGTTAAAAGTTCTGTTTCCGGTCTATTTGGTCTTGTTCTTGAATGAATTACAGAGCACCCCTTCAATATTCACTTTATGAAAAAGCACATTGTAATTGTAGGCGGAGGATTTGCCGGAATAAATCTTATCAAATCACTCCGAAACGACAAAAGGTTTAAAATGACCCTGGTAGATAAAAATAATTATCACTTTTTTCCTCCGTTAATCTATCAGGTTGCAACCTCTTTTATAGAAGCATCCAATATCAGCTACCCTTTCAGAAAACTTTTTTCAGAAAGTAAGAATGTGAAGTTTCATATGGGAACCCTGATTAAAGTAAATCCTGAGACTAAATCCGTTGAAACAGATACAGGAACCCTTACCTATGATTATTTGGTATTGGCGGTGGGAACAGAATCTAATTTTTTCGGGATGGAAAATGTACGCCGTTGTGCATTGCCTATGAAAAGTATTGAAGAAGCTCTTTATCTCCGGAACCATATTTTACTTACCCACGAAGAGGCTGCCAGAAATAAAGATATGAACCAGGCAGAAAAATTACAGAATATCGTTATTGCCGGTGGTGGGCCTACAGGTGTAGAACTTGCCGGCATGCTTGCTGAAATGGGAAAATATATTGCAAAGAAAGAATATCCGGAAATCAAATTAAGCCTTTCCGGCATCTATCTGATTGACGCACTTCCTGCCCTCCTTTCGCCCATGAGTAAACTTGCACAGGAAGCTGCATATGAAAAATTAAAAGAACTGGGTGTAAAAATCCTTCTGAATGTTTCAGTAAAAGATTATGTGGATTCCAGGGTTATTTTAAGTGACGGAAATTCCATCGAAACAGAAACCCTGATCTGGACTTCCGGAGTCATAGCCCGAGAAGTAAAGGGAATCCCTGAGGAAAGTATCGGCAGAGGAAGAAGAATACTGGTGGATGATTATAATAAAGTACAAAATACGGAAAGTATATATGCATTAGGAGATCTTTGCCTTATGCTTTCAGAAGAAAAATTTCCTAACGGACATCCACAGCTGGCACAGGTTGCTATTCAACAGGGTAGAAATCTTGCTGCCAACTTCAAACGGATTGAAGATGAAAAAGTACTGGAACCATTTCGATACCATGATAAAGGAAGTATGGCCATTATCTCAAAATATAATGCGGTAGTAGATCTTCCGAAGCATTCCTTCAAAGGTTTTTTAGCATGGCTTACATGGCTTTTTATTCATATTATTCCTCTGGTAGGATTTGGGAATAAAGTGCAACTGGCTTTAGATTGGTTTCGTTTGTTTATCACCAACAATCCTTCCATCAGGCTCATTCTTTTCCCCAAGAGAAATACAGGAAATGGAGCCCATATGAATCCATAATATTTTTACCAATCACACTTAAATCTATATTGTTATGAAAAATCAAAGAAAACCTCCTTTTTTTGGAGAAACAGTTGTCATTACCGGTGCATCCAGCGGAATCGGTAAGGCTACAGCAGAAGCATTTGCAGCGCAGGGCGCAGATCTTGTTCTGGCCGCCCGGGGTGAAGAAGCCCTTCAAGAAACCGCAGAAGTCTGCAGAAAATTAGGTGCAACGGTAATTGCTGTGCCTACCGATACTTCCGTGGCAGAAGAAGTACAGCACCTTGTCAACGAAGCTATAGAGTTTAGTGGCAAAATTGATTATTGGGTAAATAATGCCGGGGTACTGGCTTTTGGTAAATTTGAGGAAATACCTGTAGAAGTGACCGATCAGATTGTCAAAACCAACTTATTGGGATATATGCATTCGGCGCACGCAGTATTACCGGTTTTTAAAAAACAAAAAAGAGGTGTTTTATTGAATAATATTTCAATTGGAGGATGGATGCCCGCATCATACGGGACGGCTTACACTGCATCGAAATACGGAGTCCGCGGAATGGTAGAGACTCTTCAGGGAGAAGTTTCGGATTATCCGGATATTCATATCTGTGCCTTATATCCAGGATTTCAAAAATCTTCGGGAATAGAACATGCTGCCAATTATTCAGGGATAAAACTGAGTACTCCTCCCCCTTCATTTGATCCCCGCAAACTGGCTGCTTCTATTGTGGAAACGGCCAAGAATCCTAAAGATGTTTCCTATCCGGACTGGTCTGCCGTTGCCTTTAAAAATATTTATGAAATGTTTCCCGGGGTTGTCCGTTATATTTCTTCTGCAGGAATGCGGCTGGCTTTAAAGAAAGCCCATAAAGATAAAAATACAAGCGGAAATGTACTTGAACCCTCAAAAATAAATACGGGAATCAACGGAAAAACTTTATTTTCTGTTTCCTCTGGTACCTTAACATGGATCGTGGCTGGGGCAGCAGGCCTTATCGCTGCGGGATTATTATTTTCCGGTAAGCCTAAAAAAGTTGGTTAAATGATATAAAGGCTGATCACATGGACAACAAATGAGCTTACAGGTTCTCTTTTTAAGGATTCTGAAAACAGATTTGACAGACAAGTTAAGATCAGGTTGGGATTTTTTATCAGATATTTCATAAATTTACAGAGCGGTACCAATTGGGGTATGGCTATAAAATTTTTCTACGGTGAAAATTCACAACAAAAAAAAATACCTAAGTTTTCTTAAATTTAAAAGAGATTTCCAAAAATACGGACTAGAAAAAGCGCGCAGTTATGAGCTTATTTTACATTGGCTGAACAACAGATTGAGCAGAAATCAGTTTCTTGTTTTGTCCGGAATTCTTGTAGGCTGTACTGCAGGACTGGCAGGCGTTATTTTGAAAACGCTGGTCCATAACATCCATTATTTTATTACCAATAAAGTTCATTTTGAATACCAGATACTTTTTTACATTGTTTTTCCATTTTTAGGAATTGTCTTAACGACAATGATTGTTCTCACATTATTCAAAGGGCAGGATAGAAAAGGAATTGGGGCCATTCTGTACGAAATTGCGCAGAATTCAAGCATTGTAGCATCTGTAAAAATGTATTCCCAGGTGATTCAGAGTGCCATTACCGTTGGCTTGGGAGGTTCTGCCGGACTGGAAAGTCCGATCGCCGTCACCGGAGCTGCTATCGGTTCCAACTATGCACAGACCTACAGATTAAGCTATAAAGAACGTACTTTATTATTGGCTGCCGGAGCCACTGCCGGGATTGCATCTGCTTTCAATGCCCCTATTGCCGGGATAATGTTTGCTTTTGAAATCTTGCTGACAGGAGTCGTTTTTACAGACTTTATTCCTTTAGTAGTGGCTGCCGTTTGTGGAAGCCTTTTATCCAGAATTCTATTGCAGGAAGATGTTCTTTTCAGATTTTATACAAGAGAAGCTTTTAATTATAAAAATGTCCCTTATTATCTGATTTTAGGGTTGGTGACTGGGCTATATGCCCGTTATTTTGTCATCATCTCGCAGAAAGTTGAACATTTTATCAAAGGACTGAAGCTTTCAAGGATGCGTAAAGCCATGTTTGGAGGTGCTGTACTTTCTTTTCTCTGTGTACTTTTTCCTCCTTTATTCGGAGAAGGATATGATACCGTAAAGGCTTTCACCAATGGAAACACCTACTCGATTATTGAAAACAGTTTTTTCAGATATTTTGAGATCGGAGACTGGACAATTATTGTGTTTTTAGTATTGGTTTTACTTTTAAAAGCTTTTGCAACCTCTTTTACCATATTCAGTGGCGGAAATGGCGGAAACTTTGCCCCTTCTCTTTTTGCAGGCGGTACACTAGGATATCTTTTTGCATTGGTGTGCCAGCACATAGGATTTAAAGATGTTCCGGTAACCAACCTTGTTCTTGTAGGAATGGCCGGAGCCATGAGTGGTGTTTTATACGCCCCCCTGACTGCCATTTTCCTGATTGCAGAATCCAGTTTTGGATATGATCTGTTTATTCCGCTGATGATTGTTTCTGTAATGTCTTACCTCATCGGTAAATGGTTTTCACCTATTTCTCCTGAACTCAAATCGTTAGCAGACGAAGGAAAAATTTTCACCAATAAACATGATAAAAACCTTCTTTTTGCCTTGAAAACGGAGGATTTTATTGATCGATATTCACAGATTATCAATGAAAATGCCTCTATCACAGAACTATTTGAACTGGTTAAAAGCGGAAATAAAAACATCTATGCGGTCGTAGACGATAACAAAAAACTAAAAGGGATCCTAACCCTTGATGATATAAGACCTTATCTGTTTAATAAAGAAATGGATTCTTCGCAAACTGTATTTCAGATTATGAAGGCACCACCGGCCATTCTTCACCGCGAAAACAAACCTTTGGATATTCTTCAGACTTTTGACGATACCGGAGTGTGGAATCTTCCTGTTGTAAGTGCCGGCAATGATTTTATCGGTTTTATTTCAAAATCTTCAATTCTGATGAGCTACAGGCAGCTGCTGAAAGAATATTCTGATTAATTTGCTGATCTTTTGGAATTTTGTCCGTACGATCTGCAGGTTAATACTAAAAAACAGGACCTCCGCTCGATTTGAACGGAGGTCCTGTTTTAATCTGACAATAAGTATGATACCTAATATTGACTTGCAGTAGTAAGCAGTTCAATATCTTCTTGATCTAAGACCAGTTGGGGAGCATTAAACAAGGTCTGAAGCTGTGTAGCACTGGTAGCACTTACAATAGGCGCTGTGATCAGCGGATTGGATAATAACCATGCTAAGGCAACCGTACTTTGCTGAGTCTGATGCTTTTCAGTGATCGTATCTAACGCCTGTAATACCTCAAGACCTTTTGCGTTAAGATATTTTCTTACTCCTTCTCCTCTGGCACTTTTTGCGAAGTCAGCTTCATCACGGTATTTACCGGTTAAGAAACCTGCAGCCAGAGACCAATACGGGAAGACGCTCAGATTAAATTGTTCTACAAGCGGGGCATAATTTTTTTCAAAACCTTCTCTTTCCATCAGGTTATAATGTGGCTGTAAGGCTACATATTGGGGAAGATTCTCCTTTTCGGCAGCTTCAAAAGATGCCTGCAGACGTTCCGGGGAAAGATTAGAGGCTGCAATATAACGGACCTTCCCCGCTTTGATGATCTCGTCATATGCTGACAATGTTTCTTCAACGGGTGTGGTCTTATCATCAAAATGAGTATAATAAAGATCAATATGATCCGTTTGCAGTCTCTGCAGAGATTCATCAACTGATTTGAGGATATGCTTTCTGCTGATATCAAAACCGTGTTCTTTTGTTTCTGAACCGACTTTAGTTGCCAGAACGATATCTTTACGGTTAGAACGGCTCTTCATCCATTTTCCGATAATTTCTTCAGATTGCCCGCCTTTTCCGTTTACCCACCATGAATAAGTATCTGCGGTATCTACAAAATTAAATCCTGCGTCAGTAAACTGATCCAATATGTCGAAAGATTGTTTTTCATCCAGTGTCCATCCAAATACATTTCCGCCAAAATTGATAGGCGCTACTGCCAAATCGGTATTTTTTATTTTTCTTTTTTCCATAAATAATTTGTTATTATAAACTGCTAAGAAGTCTCTAAGGTAAGGATTGTCGGGCATTTCCGGGCATTCAAAATACCCATTTTACTCATAGTTATTTTAAATTATAATTATTTTTTTATGTAATACTGGTAAATATTTCATTTTTGAAATATAATATAGCAAAGCCCTCCTACCGGAGAGCTTTATTTTTCTATGAACTGATTATTTACTACCCTGTGGAATTTCAATAGCCATAAGATCCGATTTACATCTTTGCAGCTGATGATACATATTCTGCAGGTCGTCTGCAAAGAAAGATGAGGTCGAAAACAAATGATCATAATATGCAATACCCTCCAATAAATTGTTCTTGAAGGTATTCCACCTTTTTGTCTGTGAATGATTGATTATAGCCGTTGAATCTGCAATTTCCCTCTTGAGATAGTCAATGTACATGCTCAGCTCTTTGATAAACATGTGAGGACGCTGACTATCAGAAAGAATATTTGTGTTTCCGTAGATATGCTGTACCATTTCAGAAAGGGACACCTCTTTATCAAAAAAGGCGATATTAGGTCCGGGACAAATGACAACGCCTTGTTTCTCGCCTTTTACTTTAATATTCTGTTCGATATAAGCGGAATTGACAAGCCCGACACACAGGCATGCTTTATCCGTAATCTCAGCTTTTCTTCTAACGAATTCAGCGGATGATAATGTTTTCTTTTCTGCCTCCAGTTGCTTCAACTTGATATCCTGATATTTTTTGGAAGCAGTACAGGTTCCTTCCAACGAGAATTCTTTGCTTAATGCAAGGAGCTTTTTGGGACATGAGCTTCCATATTTTCCTTGAGCTTCTTTCTCATGTTTCAGTTTTTCATTGGATGTTCCTTTTACCGTATTGAAGGGAACTCCCAAAGGGGAAATATTGCTGAGATAAAGGTCTTCTTCTTTTGATTGTAACAGGAGATTTCTGGTTTCAGGATCTACAGATGTTGCTTCAGGAACCAATAAAAACGGTGATCCCCATCCTATGCTGTCAACATTGTAACGGCTAAGAAGAAGCTGATGTTCCTCTGCCGTTCCTACCCCGCCCTGCACTGTAATTTTCATTGCAAGGGGTTGAGTGATTACAGGTTTTCCTTTTTGTTCCAATGCTTTTACCATCAAGATGTGGGCAGACGCTATAAGATCCTGTTTTTTTTGTTTAAATTCTTCCATGATGGGCCCGAGAAGCATTCCTTCAGTAGCAAAGGCATGACCACCACAGTTTAATCCCGACTCTATTCT encodes the following:
- a CDS encoding phosphatase PAP2 family protein, with product MKKHSQRMLIYVIVLISAAGKANAQNNNDSIAVQQPTDSITTAAIQKNTLNYNSLIIPAAFIGYGVAGLSVRSLKEINRDTKTEVDEHRPARTRFDDYTQFIPGLMVYGLNMAGVKGKHNFRDRTIIYASSQLIVTAFTTPLKYMVKEERPDRSNRLSFPSGHAAIAFSNAQFMFREYKDTNFWLSLSGYPFAVFTGIYRIINDKHWVGDVVAGAGFGILSTELAYWLFPKIDSLLRGKNKTKTSLSSTMVMPFYQNNTVGIGLIKNF
- a CDS encoding NAD(P)/FAD-dependent oxidoreductase; translated protein: MKKHIVIVGGGFAGINLIKSLRNDKRFKMTLVDKNNYHFFPPLIYQVATSFIEASNISYPFRKLFSESKNVKFHMGTLIKVNPETKSVETDTGTLTYDYLVLAVGTESNFFGMENVRRCALPMKSIEEALYLRNHILLTHEEAARNKDMNQAEKLQNIVIAGGGPTGVELAGMLAEMGKYIAKKEYPEIKLSLSGIYLIDALPALLSPMSKLAQEAAYEKLKELGVKILLNVSVKDYVDSRVILSDGNSIETETLIWTSGVIAREVKGIPEESIGRGRRILVDDYNKVQNTESIYALGDLCLMLSEEKFPNGHPQLAQVAIQQGRNLAANFKRIEDEKVLEPFRYHDKGSMAIISKYNAVVDLPKHSFKGFLAWLTWLFIHIIPLVGFGNKVQLALDWFRLFITNNPSIRLILFPKRNTGNGAHMNP
- a CDS encoding aldo/keto reductase, yielding MKPEILTAKHRLGLGGVAIGTAFENITDEQAHEILTTAWDAGIRYYDTSPWYGLTKSERRFGEFLKGKDRNEFIFSTKVGRLFNEVPQSEVPPTMWKNPLNYDFRHDYTADAIKRSIADSLQRTGLNHIDIVYIHDLSEDQVGDRYPYFLKQAKEGAFKVLSELRDQGIIKAWGMGVNKIEPILDCIEVADPDICLSATQYSILEHEDAVDRLLPAVRKAGVKLVSGAGYNSGYIAGRERYNYKDVIPKGMEEKRSRIMAIAEKYNTNIIDAALHFVLAADEFASIIPGASRSDQVHDNVKALHADIPKGFWQELKAEGLIYGKAQVPD
- a CDS encoding response regulator transcription factor, with product MKILIIEDEAELAKSISEYLSEESYLCESAGSLGEAMNKIEAFHYDCILLDIMLPDGNGLRILEELKKQNKQDGVIIISAKNALDDKIEGLKMGADDYLTKPFHLSELMARVYSVIRRKQFSSSNVVKQNELEIDLLGKSVAVNGELIALTKKEFDLLIYFIGNKNKVISKSTLAEHLSGDFADMLDNHDFVYAHVKNLKKKLYDAGSGHYLKTVYGTGYKWEA
- a CDS encoding SDR family oxidoreductase yields the protein MKNQRKPPFFGETVVITGASSGIGKATAEAFAAQGADLVLAARGEEALQETAEVCRKLGATVIAVPTDTSVAEEVQHLVNEAIEFSGKIDYWVNNAGVLAFGKFEEIPVEVTDQIVKTNLLGYMHSAHAVLPVFKKQKRGVLLNNISIGGWMPASYGTAYTASKYGVRGMVETLQGEVSDYPDIHICALYPGFQKSSGIEHAANYSGIKLSTPPPSFDPRKLAASIVETAKNPKDVSYPDWSAVAFKNIYEMFPGVVRYISSAGMRLALKKAHKDKNTSGNVLEPSKINTGINGKTLFSVSSGTLTWIVAGAAGLIAAGLLFSGKPKKVG